The region AGTTCGGCCATGTTGAGGACCATGCAGATGGACGAGGCCGTGGCCATGAACACAGTGAAGATGGTTTTCTCGGTGGGGCGAGAGATGAAACAGTCCACCAGGTTGGGACAGGGCCACTGGTCACACTGCACCAGCCGTGGCATCTGGAAACCATCGTACACCACGTAGAGGGCGTACctgaagagacaaacacacactctgtatCTTCACCAAACTAGAAAACTAACAGAGACACAATCGTACAATCTTACATGAAACCTCCTTCAAACAGCAGCCTGAACAGCAGACTGCAGGCGTACGTCCACCAGAGGGCACCGATGATTGGGAGCCTGCGTTTCTTCAGAGcctccagctcttcctcctgACCTCTGTTGCTGAGAAAACCAGATCTACTAGAcccctgtcacacacacacaggaggtgaGACAGAGACTGCCAACAGATAGTTTTacaacaaaattattatttacaacTATCAAAGACATGACAAGACACAATAACACTGACCATCACATGatgaacaaaacaagacatcGGGACGGGAtcagaaaatggaagaaaagatgaaacGAGACAAGTCCAGAAGagacacagatttaaaaaaaaaaaataataataataatacggGACAAGAGAGACCAGACAGATTAATAGACAACGTACAACATTACCACAATATGGCAGGACAACACATAgtatgaagaaagaaaatgagacatGAGAAGAAAAGACACGGGATGGTCCAACATCCAGCATCCGGGGACAGCAGGCTTCAGTCCCAGCAGGACATTCACAGTGGCGGTTTTGAAGAGCACTAACACCTGCAGTATCTTCTTGTCCTTTTGGTTGCGGTAGCCAACATACATCGCAACCAGGAGAGTTGGTGTGGAGACGAAGACCAGCTGGAGACACCAGAGACGGATGTGGGAGACGGGGAAAAACTGGTCGTAGCAGACGTTTTCACAGCCAGGCTAAAAAACAGGGACACAGAAATAAACGCAcacaaaatacatgaaaatgaaGAGACCAATGTGTAGGTGCATTCACTTCCTGCCAGCATCAAGCAACATGAAGGACAATCACAGAGCCGATcaactcaaaaaataaatctgaataaacACCCATCTGTAGCCCAAGATAATAAATGGTCTTagatttaatttttcaaaataaaagtccacaacagcacagcatgaaaaaaaatctgcatgtttGGAAAGGTTTTTGAGTGTTGACATAGAAGACAAATTCTGGAGTCCATCTGCTCAAGAAAACCTTTTGTCTCAGGTCTGCTGAGAGCCATAACACGTCTGAGAATACAAGAAGAAAGGTCAGGATTTCTGTGAGATGTATGAGTGGGCGTCCTACCTGCAGTGTGTTACAGGTGAAGTCAGACTGCTCATCTCCCCAAACACtctcagcagcaacaaccagaaccaggacccgGAAAATAAAGAGCACAGAGAGCCAGACTTTGCCCAGACTGGTGGAGTGACGGTTGGCCCCGACCAGCTGAGCGTACAGAGCAGGCCAAGACATCCTGaggaaacagacacataaaGGACAAAGGGAATAACCATGTGGATGCCACAgaagggttgtttttttttttttttttactccgtTCAAGTGTCTCTTTGATGGGATCTAATCTGGGGGGTGGGCACAAGCTGCAATAGTGTAGCTGTTACAGGTCTTGCGGGTTCCTTTGGACAGTGGCACCGATGGAGATCCAGAGGGAAGTCGGTGGCAAAAGGATGAAAGCAGAGACGGAGgatgaaacaaaagagaagtttgaaagaggaagaggatgaaaaggAATGAaactgggaggaggagggagagaaggccCAGTGCCAACATTCATGTGAACTGATGAACCCCTCCCACTGTGGACTGTACTGAACCAAGCCCACtcaactaaaaacacactgaacacactgTACAAACCCACATTACTACAGCCTTCACTGAGCTGCCACATTCACACACCCCAGCTGATGATTAATGGATCCACTGATTATTTAAATGGTGCATTTCATGACGACTACAACATGTACATGTGTCTGACTTCACAgatgtttgcattttcattgaTGGGATCCAAATGATAATGATTACAAATAATGAACCTAAAATTACTGACCTCATGAGCCGAAGAAAGACCAAGTAGGTGTCTCACCTTGTGTCTGGAGAGTCAGGTTGTCATCAGGAAAATAGTCCACATTGTCCTTCCCTGCATGAGAACAAACACACGACTCAGCGTCACATCACTGctggaaaaatggaaattaaataaaatcaaagagcTGAACTAAACaaacctgcagctcctgcttcctttgtatgaaaaaaaagatgtgcCTCCAAGTGTGAAGTCAAACCAGTCAAGAAGAGTGAGTTGGGATGACTTCCTATgaggactttcaaaataaatcctTGCAAGCTGTCAAGCCGTGGCGTTGTTTTAATGGAAAATagacaaacataaaacataaaaattaagaataaaaaatataaataatttacattaaTATCATGCATGAATCTATATATCAGGAACTGTAATGTTTATGATTTATTAatgctttttttatataatttggctaattttatttttatgtttatcgTTGTTTAAAACAATCACAatcattaaaaattattatGGATTTCCAACAACATGGATGTTGGATTCACAGTGTTCAACAGTTTGTAATATATTCTCCTCCCAGGGTGGCCCTGGGAGGAGAAGTGAGAGGACTAAAAGAACAAAGATGCAgatgcgtgtgcatgtgcatgtgcatgtacacgtgtgtgtgtgtgtgtgtgtgtgagagagagcccTCTGCGGCTGTAACAGGACACAGGTAAAGGTTGAAAGTGAGTTTCCAGAGTGAAAGCATCACTTGGCAGCAGTCAGCCTGCAGGacagtgtctctctgtgtgccGCTAATAACTGGGACCAAgcagtttttcctctgtttgttgaAGTGTGGGAGCAAAAACCAACTTCCCCAACTGCAAAATATTCTGCATGCTCTGCCTGGCTAAGATGTTGGGGATGAAGATGTAAAGATTTCTATCTGTAatttcaaaaaagtaaaagcgTTTTGGACTTTTCTTTCAGATTGATTTGATTACATCTACATATTACACATCTGCACCGGACCTTTAACACAATGCTGCAAAATGAGCAGCAATGATATGGAAGGGCAGGAAAACATCATGGGGTTGGGAGGGAGATTGGGGGGGAGTGATTCTAATGGAGACATTAGGGGGAAATAACAGTGACTATGATTGTTGATGCATATCAGTGAATGGATATCAGTGTCAACACCAGACTCAAAGAGCCTCTGTTTGATCTTTCAGTcaggaagggaaaataaataaataaataaataaataaataaataaataaataaataaataaataaataaataaatcgagCGGGTCCATGCCATCCATGCTGATgagctggtggtggtggcggggTGATGTGGGGTCACACAAAAGTGAATGAgtagggagaaagagagagaggtaaaaTAGAGCCAATTGTTTGAGTGGCTCCTGATCTCTGATCAGCCAGCCAACAGGAGAACAGAAGAGGCCACtgtcaagacacacacacacacacacacacacactgtacaacGCTCACATATATGTTACCCAAAACTACTCTCACACACTGTAATGAGTGAGGGGGAGGGCAGCATGTGACTGAATAGCAGGTCTCAGTTCCGTAGGTGGATTTGGCTGACTGATCCTGGATCCGCTACTCTGCTGCATCCAAGTCCTGCAGTGTGTCCTAATGATTTACAAAAGAGCCAACATTTCACTCACATTAAATAGGTTTTCTGCGTTTTATATGAAGTTGATCACATCAAGctacttaaattaaaaaacactcAAGAATAATCAGAGCAGCATTGACTTTACCgctgatttacatttttttatgacaataattatcattaactatttaaaatacaattacTGACAATCAATCACCATTATCCTTTCTGTTTTATAAGTTGTCAAAAGCTGATGAAATACTCCGGACCAGCAGGGGGCGATAAAACCAGGACGTCCTGCCAGAAATTAAACCGGAAACAGAAACCGAGGCAGCTTCGCTCACGATCTAGCTGCTGTAGCTTTGATAAAACATTCAGACCAGGTGGAGGGAGAGGTCTCGACATCTGCGGTTTAATATATCagagattttttaaaaaacagaaagcaaaacacaatgGCTTTGGAGTCACGGATTACGCAGGAAGAAATTAAGAAGGAACCGGAGAAGCCGATCGATCGAGAAAAGGTGAGAGTCGACTTTAGCTTGTTTACGTCGTTAGCTCCGAGCTAACCTGGCTGCTAACTCTCAGCAGTCCTGCATGGACCAAACTCCACAGCCTCACATCACAACACCTGTAGATCGACATCAGTGAAACCTGGAGACAATTTAATTCGTCTCCAGGAGAAACAAACTGAACGGTTGTTTGCGACggctgctaatgctaacgcgCTAACCGGAGCTTTTCTCACTGTGGACAGATACAAT is a window of Echeneis naucrates chromosome 2, fEcheNa1.1, whole genome shotgun sequence DNA encoding:
- the LOC115054048 gene encoding gap junction beta-6 protein-like yields the protein MSWPALYAQLVGANRHSTSLGKVWLSVLFIFRVLVLVVAAESVWGDEQSDFTCNTLQPGCENVCYDQFFPVSHIRLWCLQLVFVSTPTLLVAMYVGYRNQKDKKILQGSSRSGFLSNRGQEEELEALKKRRLPIIGALWWTYACSLLFRLLFEGGFMYALYVVYDGFQMPRLVQCDQWPCPNLVDCFISRPTEKTIFTVFMATASSICMVLNMAELAYLVAKAVTR